A part of Polyangiaceae bacterium genomic DNA contains:
- a CDS encoding DUF3592 domain-containing protein, with protein MNWVTGCGLFVLLLGVVMCGTAGLMWRRHRQETGYVTAPGIVTRVDADSSGEFVTVQFSPEGQLLVGGQAVHFTAGASTGEHQVGKTVTVHYDPRRPHRANLRGAGVLAGVAASLGACGALTFPFAALLLLWLGPLQASRDEVLGSFIKASRLRDSARISALSVPGAKVAPEWLDRVARSGTYHLGSNNIGFSSDACIEVFFDSDPRPHYVYMQKPSDWRIVRANAKDAHCIDDLDD; from the coding sequence GTGAACTGGGTGACCGGCTGCGGCCTGTTCGTGCTCCTGCTTGGGGTGGTGATGTGCGGAACAGCGGGTTTGATGTGGCGTCGGCATCGCCAAGAGACTGGCTACGTCACTGCTCCGGGTATCGTCACGAGAGTCGATGCGGACTCGAGCGGTGAGTTCGTTACCGTCCAGTTTAGTCCCGAAGGGCAGCTCTTGGTTGGCGGCCAAGCGGTGCACTTCACCGCGGGGGCGAGCACTGGCGAACACCAGGTTGGAAAGACCGTCACCGTTCACTACGACCCACGACGACCACACCGCGCAAATCTACGCGGAGCCGGAGTCCTCGCGGGCGTGGCGGCGTCGCTCGGTGCGTGCGGCGCGCTCACGTTCCCGTTTGCCGCGCTGCTACTGTTGTGGCTCGGGCCGTTGCAAGCCAGCAGGGATGAAGTACTCGGCTCTTTCATCAAAGCGAGTCGCTTGCGTGATTCCGCACGAATAAGCGCGCTGAGCGTCCCTGGCGCAAAGGTGGCGCCAGAATGGCTGGATCGCGTGGCACGCAGCGGCACCTACCACCTGGGCTCGAACAACATCGGCTTTTCCAGTGACGCATGCATCGAAGTCTTCTTCGACAGCGACCCACGGCCTCACTACGTCTACATGCAGAAGCCAAGCGATTGGCGAATCGTGCGCGCAAACGCCAAAGACGCTCATTGCATTGACGATCTGGACGACTGA
- a CDS encoding DUF3592 domain-containing protein — protein MSLSLLGVLVLMMGLCLIATSIWFWFRYQTRKRFATTQGVVSKVDPDSSSRIGTVQFSPEGQLLVGGQPYQVRAGIQTGVNVGDAIPVYYDPHDPSQATIYAPGRSLLIVAVLGVNGAITLPLAAMLGLWLGPLQEARDDTLAEFIYAVRSDNSARISSLSATGAQVTPEFVARAKKSGAHRLGSNNIGFSSDACVEVFFDSDPRPHYVYMQKPSDWRIVRANANDPYCIDDLRD, from the coding sequence GTGAGTCTGAGCCTTTTGGGGGTCCTGGTGCTGATGATGGGGCTCTGCCTCATCGCAACCAGCATCTGGTTCTGGTTTCGCTACCAGACCAGGAAGCGCTTTGCCACGACCCAAGGTGTGGTCTCGAAGGTCGACCCGGACTCCAGCTCGCGCATAGGCACGGTGCAGTTCAGCCCCGAAGGACAGCTCTTGGTTGGCGGCCAGCCCTACCAGGTGCGAGCGGGCATTCAGACTGGCGTGAACGTCGGAGACGCGATTCCTGTCTATTACGATCCGCACGACCCAAGCCAAGCCACCATCTATGCGCCAGGGCGTTCACTGCTAATCGTCGCGGTACTGGGCGTGAACGGCGCCATCACGCTGCCACTCGCTGCCATGTTGGGTTTGTGGCTGGGACCGCTCCAGGAGGCTCGGGACGACACCCTCGCGGAGTTCATCTACGCCGTCCGCTCAGACAATTCCGCCCGGATTAGTTCACTCAGTGCTACTGGCGCGCAAGTGACACCGGAGTTCGTAGCGCGGGCGAAGAAGAGCGGGGCACATCGCCTGGGCTCGAACAACATCGGCTTTTCCAGTGACGCATGCGTCGAAGTCTTCTTCGACAGCGACCCACGGCCTCACTACGTCTACATGCAGAAGCCAAGCGATTGGCGAATCGTGCGCGCAAACGCAAACGACCCCTACTGCATCGACGACCTGCGCGACTAG